A genomic segment from Bradyrhizobium diazoefficiens USDA 110 encodes:
- a CDS encoding electron transfer flavoprotein subunit beta/FixA family protein, which translates to MHNIVCIKQVPDSAQIRVHPVTNTIMRQGVPTIINPYDLFALEAALGLRDRFGGEITVLTMGPPSAEESLRKALTYGADRAVLLTDRCFAGSDTLATTYALATAIRKIGKEYGPANLIFTGKQTIDGDTAQVGPGIAKRLGVGQLTYVAKVRSVDVANETIEAERRSEGGVQVLHTRLPCLITMLEATNQIRRGAMADALRAARAKIVKWSAQDAGVEDISKCGLKGSPTVVKRVFAPPARAERAALVESAEQPAQALIDAIFLNQPKLETDLATLARDARSGLSGQC; encoded by the coding sequence TTGCATAATATTGTCTGCATCAAGCAAGTTCCGGACTCGGCGCAGATCCGCGTGCACCCCGTGACCAATACAATCATGCGTCAGGGAGTGCCGACCATCATCAACCCGTATGACCTATTCGCGCTCGAGGCCGCGCTGGGGCTGCGCGATCGGTTCGGTGGCGAAATTACCGTGCTTACCATGGGGCCGCCATCGGCAGAGGAGTCGTTGCGAAAGGCGCTGACTTATGGTGCTGATCGCGCCGTCCTACTTACTGATCGCTGCTTTGCGGGCTCGGATACGCTGGCCACTACGTATGCGCTTGCAACAGCGATCCGGAAAATTGGCAAGGAATATGGTCCGGCAAACCTCATCTTCACGGGAAAGCAGACCATCGACGGCGATACAGCGCAGGTTGGTCCTGGCATCGCGAAGCGACTGGGCGTAGGGCAGCTAACTTACGTTGCGAAGGTCAGATCCGTGGACGTCGCCAATGAAACAATTGAAGCGGAGCGGCGCTCGGAAGGCGGTGTGCAGGTTCTGCACACTAGGTTGCCCTGCCTCATCACCATGCTTGAGGCGACGAATCAGATTCGGCGAGGCGCGATGGCGGATGCCTTGCGTGCCGCGCGAGCCAAAATCGTGAAATGGAGCGCGCAAGATGCAGGTGTCGAAGACATCTCCAAATGTGGGCTCAAGGGCTCGCCGACTGTCGTCAAACGTGTGTTCGCTCCCCCTGCGCGGGCCGAGAGGGCGGCGCTGGTTGAGTCCGCCGAGCAGCCGGCGCAGGCGCTAATAGACGCAATCTTCTTGAATCAACCGAAGCTCGAAACCGATCTGGCGACACTTGCTCGTGACGCCCGATCTGGACTGTCCGGGCAATGTTAG